The window ATGTAAACTTAGATTCTAGACTATTGTCTTACATTGCAGTTAAAAGTGAGGGAATAGAGAGTGGCTCACAAGTGTAGGTTTTTAACAGAGTGATGAGTAGCGACTCTAAAAATCACGATTTAATCAGAGTTCCACCCCCCTCACACCCTTACACCCCTACACCCTAAATCAAGGTTTTTGGGGCATAACGTAAAAAACCTACACCTGTCAGATAGGGAGTGGGGAGTAGGATGTATGCAGTGATAGGCAAAATTAAAGGTTTGATTGAGGTTTTAGGGATGTAAGGGTTTTGAAAACCTACCCCCTTACACCTTCATACTTCTAAACCCTTCTCTAAAAACCTCATTTTTCGTGTTCTGGCGTAAGTTCTATTCTTTTCCCCATTCTCGACTCCCTACTCCCTACTTTCAAGGCAGTATTATTCCCAAAATAAATGCCTCCCAGTCATGGAGGCAAAGCGTAAAGCATCCTAATATTTCTGGTGAAACAATAACATAGACGGTGTGAGATTGAATGAGGGCAGTCACCCTTCATTAAACCTGGATTCTCTCTTGTTGAGAAATCCAGGGGTGTGAGAGGGGTGGGAGGAGTCGGAGGATGATGAAATCTTTCCCCCCTCCCCACACTTCCCACACTTCCCACACTTCCCACACTTCCCACACCCCTATGATCTCTAAGGAAATATTTTGGCTAAGAACGTGGTGATTTCTAACCAAGCGGAGGTAGCTGCAACAGCATCGTAGCGATAACCATCATCGCGCATAAATGTATGTTCGGCTTCGTATAAGAATACTTGATGAGGTATATTGGCATCTGTAATTGCTTTAATTAATGTATGGCGATCGCTTTCGGGAATGTGAGGGTCAAGAGTACCAAGTATCAGCAGTAATTCGCCTTTAATTTCACTCACTCTATGAATAGTATCTGCTATGCCTTGACCAAGTTTGCCACTGGGGATACCAGTCGGGTAACAGCAAACCGCAGCTTTGATTTCACTGTGGAAGGCGGCGCGAAAAGATAAATGTCCGCCGATGCAAAAGCCGAGAGTGCCAATTTTATCGGGGTTAACCGCCGCGTCGGTTTTGAGAAAATCAATCACAGCGCGACAATCTGCATCATACTCTGCGATCGCTGTTCTGCGTGCATCATCATTACCCCGCATTCTCCCCAAATCATCCGGTTCAATGACTGTACCAACGGTTTCCAAGCGGTGAAAAATTTCGGGTGCGGCGACAACATAACCAAACCCGGCTAGGTAGTTAACCAGGCGAATCATCGGACTACCTAATTGATAGATATCACTGTAAAACAAAATGGCTGGATAAGTTCCGGCTGGCTTGGGAGAGGCGACATACACCCGCATTAAGCTGTCATCTACCCTTAACTCAACATTGCGCTTAGTGATTTGCACTTGTTTGGCTCCCAGTCATAATTGTTTTCATTAGCTTTTACAGAATTAAGTGATGATATCGGGATAGTAGAGCGAACGGATCACAACAGCAATAAAGATACATTTAAAATTAGGTAAAAAACTCATCTTGTCAAAATATCTAAATACATTGCAGAAGAATTCAGAAGTCAGAATTCAGGAGTCAGAACAAGAGCCAGGGGTATTAAAACCGCTTATTCATCCGCCGGTGATGCACTAAGTTTAGGGAAGTGTCGTACATAATTTCTTCTGAATTCTGACTCCTGACTCCTAAATTCTATTTAGGTAACATTCAGACTTCTAACTGACTTGTGTTATAAGCAGGACTTACGCATCAAAATTTTCTGTGGGGATTGGGTGTGAGGATGAAAGGGTATGGGGTGTAAGGGTTGTGGATACTTACACCCTTACACCCTCATACCCCTGTACCCTGTTATAAAACCTTATTTTTTCGTTTTTTTGCGTAAGTCCTAATAAGTTCAAATTAAACAAACCAGAAAAATTAAAATGTCAGCCAAAACTTTATAATCTCATCAATCTCATGACAGCACTCATATCTAAGTAAAATATTTATTCAGCATCATCAAATAAAAGCAAAAATACTTCAAACTTTGATAAATAAATTAATCAAACGGTGTTAAGCTGACTATAGGAATCAAAAAGCAAGAACGCAAAAGACTTCAAGAAAAATATTGAGTTTACCTCAATAAAGTCCTTTTGCTCTGGTAAATCCACTTCAATATCGTGACGCTTTTTGCTAACGATAGAAATCAGCCAGATAAATAGGATTGTAACCTCAGTACAAACTTGAAGTCAGTGATAACTTGCTTAGATAATTACTAGTAATAATTGGCTATACAAGCTAGTATTATCAGCCAGAAAAAATTACTCTAGGAGCCTGGGAAGAAAGACTCTTAGTACAAGCTGGCAATCTAAAAGAAATTAGCACGGTTACTGAAAATAATGCAAGCCAAATTAACTCTCTCTTTGTCATAAAAGATTGATTTTACTGCATTAGTTACTAGCAAATTGAGTAATTTTCAGCAATATTTGTTAGCAATACCAAAACAGCAACTAACAGCAGAAGTTTTGAGAAATGTTGACACATCCAAAACAGGAAAGTTGTAAATAATAGCCATTCAGAGTGGAGTGCAATTTTGGTTGGTTGGGTTTATCAAAACCTAGGGAAATGTCTATTGCCACTGTCACCATTCTTAAGGCTTGAGCAACCGATGGGGATTTAATTACACCAACCTGCAATGTGTATGTCTAGCTTTTCGCAACTTTGCTTTTCATGAGATGAAATTTCTGCACACACCCAATAGCAGCCAGGCTACAAATACCAATTTCATCTCTTGAGATTTATCTGAATCTGCATTTGGTAATACTTGCAATATTCCTGAAAGACAAATTCTCAAGTATGTAGCCTTTAACCACTATTGACTTTTCAAATTGGCAATCAAAATCATCACAGGAAAACACCAACCATGAGTATTGACAAAAAAATCAGACAAATCGCTTTCTACGGTAAAGGCGGTATTGGTAAATCTACCACTTCTCAAAACACCTTGGCAGCGATGGCAGAAATGGGTCAACGCATCCTGATTGTAGGTTGCGACCCTAAAGCTGACTCCACCCGTTTGATGCTGCACTCTAAAGCACAAACTACAGTATTACACTTGGCTGCTGAACGTGGTGCAGTAGAAGACTTAGAACTCGAAGAAGTCATGCTCACCGGTTTCCGTGGTGTGAAATGCGTAGAGTCTGGTGGCCCTGAACCCGGTGTAGGTTGCGCGGGTCGTGGTATTATTACCGCCATTAACTTCTTAGAAGAAAATGGTGCTTACCAAGACGTTGACTTCGTATCTTATGACGTATTAGGCGACGTTGTATGTGGTGGTTTCGCAATGCCTATCCGCGAAAACAAAGCACAAGAAATCTACATCGTGACATCAGGTGAAATGATGGCGATGTACGCTGCAAACAACATCGCTCGTGGTATTTTGAAATACGCTCACTCCGGTGGTGTGCGTTTGGGTGGTTTGATTTGTAACAGCCGTAAGACAGACCGGGAACACGAACTCATCGAAACCTTGGCAAAACGGTTGAACACCCAAATGATTCACTTTGTACCCCGTGACAATATTGTTCAACACGCTGAATTGCGCCGGATGACAGTGAACGAGTACGCACCCGACAGCAACCAAGCTAACGAATACCGCACCTTGGCTAACAAAATCATCAACAACGAAAATCTCAAAATTCCTACCCCAATTGAAATGGAAGAATTAGAAGAATTGTTGATTGAGTTCGGTATTCTCGAAAGTGAAGAAAATGCTGCCAAAATGATTGGTACAGCTGCTGAAAGCACCAAGTAATTTTGATGTAGTCATCAAGTCTTTCTAAGCAACCAGAACCTCGTTTTTATCAAAACCGGGGTTCTGGTTTTTTTCATGATTACTTTTTTGCAGCTACTATTGGGCAGCGTTTGTTCCTTCTGCTAATTGGACTCCGTTGAATAATTACATGACTTACGCACAAAGATTATCTGTGGAGATTGGGTGTAAGGGTGAAAGGGTTTGGGGTGTAAGGATTATGAATCAGTACACCCCTATACCCCTATACCCCTGTACCTCTACACCCTCAACAAAACCCTTGATTTTTCGTTTTGATGCGTAAGTCCTAAAATATTGACTTCAACGCGAGAAATGCAGTAATCCACAAAATTAAACTTATGGGTGCGCCGACGAGGATTCCCGCGATCGCCCAACCGCGTTGATGTTCTTTAAAATGTTCAATACTGCGCCATTGTCTACTTCTCCAAGCCCATTCATTGCCTTTTGCTCCCATTGCGATCGCCATAAACCAACCAATCTGCGGTACAAAACAAAATAAGCCACACCATACCTGATTAGTCCATAACCATAACCAAGGTAATAAAAAAGCCCCCCAATTCCATCCCAAAATCTCTTCTGGTACTGGTTCTGTAGAATTAATCCCACAACCAGAATTATTAATTATATTTTTGCTGACAGGTTTAACAGTCAGATTAGATTTTAAAGTCTCAATTGCTTGGCGGGCATTACTAAAGCGGTTTTCCGGCGCAGGTTCAGTCATCTTTTGTAACCAGCGCACAAAGCTAGGACTGACGTTAACTTTATCAGCAAATTGCAACCGCAAATCTTGTTGCGGTAAATCACCAGGGGGAATACCCGTTAATAAATGTATTAACGATGCGCCCAAAGCATACAAATCAGATGCCGGAACAGCCCGACCACCAAATTGTTCCATCGGCGCATAACCATAAGTCCCAACCACCGTAAAAGTCACGCCTTCTTTAGCCGCTTTATCTTGGACTGCACCAAAATCTACCAAATATATCTGATTATCTTCACCCCAAATTAAATTACTGGGCTTGATATCCCGATGCAAAACACCAGGATTCAACTCATGCAGATATATCAGAATTTTTAAAACCTCAGTCGCAATTTTCCGGGCGTGCTTTTCTGTGCAGCGTTTACCAACTGCCAGTTTTTCTTTGAGTGAGTCACCAGGAATATATTCTTGGACTAAGCCAAACCATAATGTCCGGTCATCAACACAAAAGTAATCAATGTATTGCGGAATGCGCGGATGTTTGAGTTGTTTGAGAATCTGTGCTTCTCTCTCAAACAACTTCAAATCATCCCACTGGACAGTTCCGCCGAAAGCCAAAAGTTTGACCACAACTAATGATTCTTCTCCATCAGCAGCTTGTAAATCTTTGGCCAGCCAAGTTTGGCGAATGCCATTATTACCGAGTTGCTTTTGGATTTGATAACGGTGGTGTATTATCTGTTCTATTTGCAGCATCAAACACCTGCTGGCAATTTACGCTAAGGTGATTCCCCTACTATTCCAGGATAGACATTACACAGAGAGTTTGGGGGCAGATGTTTACCAAAAACCACCCAACAGCCAGAAAATTTTGGATTTTAGATTTCCCAACTCCCAATTCCCCACTCCCCACTCCTTAACTTCACAATTAGTCTATAAATCAAATAAGATTGGCTCTTGTTTTGGGAAAAGTTGTGAAACAAACAGATGTTGTCGTTATCGGTAGCGGTATTGGTGGTTTAAGTTGTGCGGCGATGTTGGCTAGATATGGCTTTGATGTGATTGTCTGCGAAAGTCATACCATTGCTGGTGGTGCAGCCCACGCTTTTGAACGTCAAGGATATAAATTTGATTCTGGGCCATCTCTGTATTCAGGATTATCCTACAGCCCTTCACCTAACCCTTTGCGGCAAGTCTTAGACGCTATTGGTTCACAAGTTCCCTGCGTTAACTACAATACTTGGGGTTGCTGTTTACCAGAGGGTGATTTTGACACATCGGTAGGGGCAGAACAATTTTGTGATGTGTTAGCCAGACTACGCGGGGAAGATGCGGTCATTCAATGGCGAAAGTTACAACAAGTAATGCTTCCTCTAGCCCAGGCTGCGATCGCTCTGCCTCCGGCTGCGTTACGTTTGGATATAGGTGCAGCTATCACCGTCAGCCGTTTTGCGCCTACTTTAGCCCGTCACGCCGCCAATGTCCTTAAATTAACTGGGTCTTTCTCTCGCATCATGGATGGTGTTGTCAGTGACTCATTTATTCGCAATTGGCTGAATATGCTGTGTTTCCTCCTTTCTGGGCTACCAGCTTCAGGAACTAACGCCGCAGAGGTAGCGTTTATGTTTGCTGACTGGTATCGCCCAGGAGTCCAGCTAGATTATCCAGTTGGCGGGAGTGGTGCTTTAGTGAATGCTTTGGTGCAGGGGTTGGAAAAACACGGCGGTGAGTTGAAACTAGGGGCGCATATTGAACAAGTATTAGTCAAAAATCAACGGGCTATTGGTGTGCGTTTGCGTAACGGTGAAGAAATTCGGGCGCGGCGGGCTGTAGTTTCTAATGCCTCGGTTTGGGACACACTGAAGTTAGTCCCGCCAGAAGCCTTGCCAGACAAGTTTTGCCACCAACGCCAATCAACACCAGAGTGTGATAGTTTTATGCACCTCCACTTAGGTATTGATGCCCAAGGTTTACCAGCTAATTTAGCCTGTCACCACATCATCGTGAATGATTGGGACAAAGGCATCACTGCACCGCAAAATCTGGTTTTAGTATCGATTCCCTCAGTTATTGACCCGTCTCTTGCTCCTCCAGGTAAGCATGTGATTCACGTTTATACCCCAGGGAATGAACCCTATAGCCTTTGGGAAGGGATGGACAGGAAAAGTTCAGAGTATGAACAACAAAAGCGATCGCGCTCTCAAATTATGTGGCAAGCTCTAGAACGAATCATTCCTGATATTCACTCTCGTTGCGAAATCACATTGGTTGGTACACCCCTCACTCACGAACGCTTTTTACGCCGTCACCGTGGTTCTTATGGCCCAGCCATTTCTGCCGATGTTGGTTTATTCCCTAGTTCCCTGACACCCCTATCCGGCTTAATGTGTTGTGGTGACTCAACATTCCCCGGTATCGGTTTGCCCGCCGTCGCCGCCAGTGGCATGATAGTCGCCAATACCCTCGCCCCCGTCAGCCAGCATTTAGCAATGCTCAAGGATATTGGTTGTATTTAATTTACCAATAAATTTATAGCGGTAGTCAGAGATGTGAGGATAATTTGAAAGCTTGAATGCCAGGAATATTAAGACTTTTCTCTTGCCTGGTTGGTGAGCGAACTTGTACTGAGCGCAGCCGAAGTAGCCGAACCACTGCCTTCTGCCTCCTGCTATATAATAATGATTATCATTTTAATTTAGTTTCAGCCTATGTCCGTCAAACCATTAAACCTCCTCCAACGTCCCCGGCGGTTGCGTCGGACTGAAAAGTTGCGCCAGATGGTGAGAGAAACAACTCTGAGTGTGGATGACTTGATTTATCCGATGTTTGTGATGGAAGGCGAAGGGCAGAAAGTAGAAATTGCTTCTATGCCAGGATGTTATAGATACTCTCTGGATTTATTACTCAAAGAAATCGCCGAAGTATCTAGTTTGGGCATAAATGCGATCGCACTTTTCCCCGTCATCCCCGAACATAAAAAAGACGACACAGGTACAGAAAGCTACAACCCAGAAGGATTAGTACAAGAAACAGTCAAAGCCATTAAACAAGTTGTTCCCGATATTGTTGTCATCACCGATGTCGCCCTTGACCCCTTCACTACACATGGTCACGATGGCTTAGTTGATGAACGAGGCACAATTTTAAATGACCCAACGGTAGAAGTGTTAGTGAAAATGGCACTTTCTCAAGCCGCCGCCGGAGCAGATTTTGTTGCTCCTTCTGACATGATGGACGGGAGAATTGGGGCAATTCGTCAGGCTTTAGATGCAGAAGGTTACATCAATGTCGGGATTTTGGCATACTCCGCTAAATACGCCTCAGCCTACTATGGCCCCTTTCGAGATGCGTTAGATTCTGCCCCGAAATTTGGTGATAAAAAGACCTATCAAATGGATGCAGCCAACGCTAGAGAAGCCATCAAAGAAGTAGAACTAGACATTGCCGAAGGTGCAGATATTGTCATGGTTAAACCTGCTCTCGCTTATCTAGATATTATTCAACAAATTCGCATAGCCACCCAATTACCAGTAGCAGCCTACAACGTCAGTGGCGAGTACGCCATGATTAAAGCCGCCGCTCAAATGGGTTGGATAGATGAAAAAAAAGTAATTTTAGAAACCTTGACCAGCATGAAACGTGCCGGCGCAGATTTAATTTTGACCTACTTCGCCAAAGACGTAGCGTTGATCAAGAAGTATGAAGTGTGAAGTTTGAAGTGTAAAGTGTAAAGTGTCCCATGACTAACAACATTGACTTGGCTATTGTTGGTGCAGGGCCTCATGCTCTCACCTTAACTACTCATCTATTGCAAAAACGGCAGTCAATTAGGGGGAAATTTTCGGTACTTGACCCTAGTGGGATGTGGTTGAGTGGTTGGAAGCAGCAATTTGCCGCTTTAGAAATTCCCCATTTGCGTTCTCCCGCCGTCCATCATCCCGACCCCAACCCGTTTGCTTTACGCAAGTTTGCTGAATCTCGTCCTCAAGAATTATTTCCCCCCTACGATTTACCAGGGACAAAGTTATTTGAGGATTTTTGCCAAGATGTGATTCAAGTTTGGCAATTGCAAGAGCAAGTAATTCCTCTGGCCGTCAAGGGTATTACACCTTTAGTTGATAATTTACGTCCCAAATTTCGCCTTGATTTGCAAGATGGACAAGAGGTAATTGCTCGGCGGGTTGTCTTGGCTACTGGTGGTTTTCAAATTCAATTACCAAATTGGGTTAAGGAAATCCCCACAACTTACCCACCAGACAAACTTTGCCACTCACAAAATATTGATTTACGCAAATCACACTTGACTGGTAAGAAAGTTTTGATTGTCGGTGGTGGTTTGACAAGTGGACATTTGGCTATCGGTGCAATTTTTCGCGGTGCAAAGGTGCATTTGCTGATTCGGCGAAATTTAGCAGAGAAGTTGTTTGATGCTGAACCAGGATGGTTGGGGCCAAAGTATCTCAAAGATTTTTTTGCTCAATCAAATTGGGAAAAACGCTGGACGATGATTCAGCAAGCCAGAAACGGTGGTTCAATGACACCCGCGATCGCAACTCAACTACGGCGACAAGTGCGGACTGGTAAAATCAGAATTGACGAACAATGTCAGGTGATCAAAGCTGAATGGTTAGGCGAAAATTGGCGTGTCGAATGTAGTGATCATAGCCAGCATGAGTTTGATTACATTTGGCTTTCCACTGGGACTAAATTTGATGTCACCACTGAACCCCTATTAACAGATATCCTCGCAGCTTATCCAACTCCCGTCATCAAAGGTTTGCCAGTGTTAGATACTAGTCTGCGTTGGCCTGGCTGTGAGTTATTTATTATGGGTGGTCTCGCTGCTTTACAAATAGGCCCAACAGCCAGAAATTTATCAGGTGCAAGAATGGCTTGCGAAAAAATTGTTCCAGCCATTGTCAAACCAAGTGTCTCCTTTTCTCCCAGCCTGAGTATAGCCAAAGCCAGTTAAAGCAATGCCGTTAAGCCTTGGCAATTTAGACAGCTTTTGAGCTAATATGATAACGATTATCATTATGACTTAATTAAGTCATTTTTTGGACTCAGTAGAAACTCGTTTTTAACGCTGACGATTATGACCCAACTAACAGCACCAAATACCAATCCTAGTTTTGATATTCCCAAACAAGGAATGCCCGTAACAATTATTACAGGATTTTTGGGTAGTGGTAAAACTACACTCCTCAATCAAATTCTCAAAAATAAACATGATTTAAAAGTTGCCGTTTTAGTTAATGAATTTGGCGATATTAATATCGATAGCCAACTATTAGTTTCTTTAGACCAAGATATGGTCGAGTTAAGTAATGGTTGTATATGCTGCACTATCAATGATGGTTTAGTTGATGCTGTTTATCGTGTGTTAGAAAGAGAAGACCGCATTGATTATCTGGTAATTGAGACGACTGGTGTGGCTGATCCATTACCAATTATCTTAACTTTTTTGGGAACAGAACTCAGAGATTTAACTAACCTTGATTCCATTGTCACAGTCGTGGATGCCGAGGCTTTTAATCCGCAACACTTTGATAGTGAAGCAGCTTTAAAACAAATTACTTATGGTGATATGATTCTCCTGAATAAAACTGACCTAGCGACTACTGAAAAAATTCGAGAGGTAGAAGAATTTATTCATGATGTCAAAGATGGTGCGAGAATTATACACAGTAAATTTGGTGAAGTTCCACTACCGTTGATTTTAGGTGTTGGTTTAACACCTAAACATGAATATATTGATGATCATGAACATGAACACCATGACCACCACGAACATCATGATCACGACCATGATCATCACCATCACCATCACGGACATCACTCTCATCATCTAGAAAATGATGGATTCGTCTCTATTGCTTTTGAGAGCGATCGCCCTTTTGATGTAAATAAATTTGAAAACTTTCTCACAGAAGAAATGCCAGAAAACGTATTTCGTGCTAAAGGCATTTTGTGGTTTAGCGATAGCGAGTTACGCCATATTTTTCAACTGAGTGGGCCACGTTACAACTTACACGCTGATGAATGGAGAAACACACCCAAAAATCAGCTAGTGTTTATCGGTAGAAAGTTGGATAGCAACCAAATCTATACACAACTTCACAAATGTTTGCTATAGTTAATATTGTTAAGTTATTAAGTAGAAAGACTCAATTAAAATTAACTTGAGATTAACGAGTTTCGACTACACTCAACCCTCTGTTAGTAAGCCTAACGAGCATTGAGCGTTCGCGTAGCGTCTCCCTTGGGGAGAAGTCGAAATGCGTCTTCTAAATAATTGTGTCCACCTACTTATCAAAATTAGTTAATAGTTATATCTAGCTACGAAACTATTAACTAATTGATAAATTTATCCCAATTAAACCAATAACAATGACTCTATCGATTCGTCCCGATACTACTTGTACTACTCAAGTAGTGTCATCTTTACCTACTCAGCAATTGCCAACTGTTACAGAAGCAGAAATGGTGCAGGCTGTACGTACATTGCTAATTGGATTAGGAGAAAACCCCGACCGCGAAGGGTTAATAGATACTCCCAAGCGTGTTGTAAAAGCATTGAAATTTCTCACCAAAGGGTATAATGAATCTCTAGATGAACTGCTAAATGGAGCAGTTTTTACTGAAGATGCCAATGAAATGGTATTAATTCGGGATATTGATATTTTCAGTTCTTGCGAACATCACATTTTACCGATTATCGGTCGAGCGCACGTTGCCTACATTCCCAATGGTAAGGTGATTGGATTATCAAAAATTGCGCGTATTTGTGAAATGTATGCACGCCGTTTACAAGTCCAAGAACGTCTGACTTTACAAATTGCGGATGCGTTACAAGGTTTACTCAAACCGCAAGGGGTGGCGGTTGTAGTCGAAGCCACTCACATGTGTATGGTGATGCGTGGTGTACAAAAACCCGGTTCTTGGACTGTGACAAGTGCAATGCGCGGTGTGTTTGCGGATGATGCACGCACTCGTGAGGAGTTTATGAATTTAGTGCGACACAATGTTAATTTTCACTCCTAATACCAATTCGCAATGACGCTCGTTCCTCGCTAACGCAACTAAGAAATCTAGCTCCAGTAAGACTTGCCTGATTTCTATTTGTCGCATTCTTTTCTTAAATTGGTATAAGTTTCATTTGTAGTAGACGTTTTGTTGTGATGTAGAGACAGAAAATTTTTTGTCTCTACATTTTTTATCAAATCAGCACTCAGCAATTATGCAGGCTTTTTCCCGATAATTGTCCGGTGGCGGGGGTCACTAGCAACTTCAATTGTGGGTGAAAAACCTGCTTCCTCTAAGGCTGCTGGAATGTCGAAACCGTAATAATCATCACTCCAAGGTTCAGTACTTTTCATTAAAGTATACAGAGCAGGAGGGAGATTTTGAATTACAGGCGATCGCGGGTTATTATCTACCAAGGCAATGTAACCACCCGGTTTGAGTAGTCGTTTAGCCTCCGCGAAAATTTCTTTGCTGGCGTAGCTTGGCAATTCATGACACACAAACTGAAGTGTCACCAAATCAAAGGAATTATCTGGTAAGCCTGTATTCTCGGCCTTAGCATGAACCCATTGGGAAACCTCATTATTGACATCCCTAGCCTTCGCCACAGCCAGCATATAGGGCGACAAATCTAAACCCACAGTCCGAATTGGCTGCTCTTGTTTCTGTTGATAGTAACGGTGCAGCGCCATCGTCGATAAACCTATCGAGCAGCCAATGTCCAAAATTTCCCTCACCTCCAAAGGGCCGTAAGCTGCCAAAACATCATGAAAAGTTCCTCTGAGTCTGGCGTGAGCCGCTTCCCAAGTCAGGTTTTCTTGCGGCCAAACACGCAAAGACATAGCATAGGTAGCTGACTCCGCTTCAAAAGCCGCTTCCCAACAAAGATTACCCTCAGCGTAAGCATGGAATGGTACTTTGTAATATTCTGGATACACAATTTCTGGGTTAGTAACTGCCCCTAGCAATTGTTTTGTCATCAGCCCTTGTAAAGCTTCAGAGTTTTTGCGCCAGGGAATCCCATTCTTTTCTGCTGTTGTGATTAATACTTGCCGAGCTTGGTATTTCATCACATTGTAAATAGGTTTGGTCTGGATTAGCAGATTAACGAACTTGGAGAGTATGCTTTCACCAGCCCAATCAGGTTTGACTTTATTTTTCATCACTTTGAGGAAATGAAGCGATAATTGCCTATACCTATTTTAAGTTTGATTGCTGCTTTCAAAAGCATTGTTTTTTCTATTCTTGCTTTTAACTTCCCCAATTTAAGGCGC is drawn from Aulosira sp. FACHB-615 and contains these coding sequences:
- the hemB gene encoding porphobilinogen synthase, with translation MSVKPLNLLQRPRRLRRTEKLRQMVRETTLSVDDLIYPMFVMEGEGQKVEIASMPGCYRYSLDLLLKEIAEVSSLGINAIALFPVIPEHKKDDTGTESYNPEGLVQETVKAIKQVVPDIVVITDVALDPFTTHGHDGLVDERGTILNDPTVEVLVKMALSQAAAGADFVAPSDMMDGRIGAIRQALDAEGYINVGILAYSAKYASAYYGPFRDALDSAPKFGDKKTYQMDAANAREAIKEVELDIAEGADIVMVKPALAYLDIIQQIRIATQLPVAAYNVSGEYAMIKAAAQMGWIDEKKVILETLTSMKRAGADLILTYFAKDVALIKKYEV
- a CDS encoding serine/threonine-protein kinase — protein: MLQIEQIIHHRYQIQKQLGNNGIRQTWLAKDLQAADGEESLVVVKLLAFGGTVQWDDLKLFEREAQILKQLKHPRIPQYIDYFCVDDRTLWFGLVQEYIPGDSLKEKLAVGKRCTEKHARKIATEVLKILIYLHELNPGVLHRDIKPSNLIWGEDNQIYLVDFGAVQDKAAKEGVTFTVVGTYGYAPMEQFGGRAVPASDLYALGASLIHLLTGIPPGDLPQQDLRLQFADKVNVSPSFVRWLQKMTEPAPENRFSNARQAIETLKSNLTVKPVSKNIINNSGCGINSTEPVPEEILGWNWGAFLLPWLWLWTNQVWCGLFCFVPQIGWFMAIAMGAKGNEWAWRSRQWRSIEHFKEHQRGWAIAGILVGAPISLILWITAFLALKSIF
- a CDS encoding FAD/NAD(P)-binding domain-containing protein, producing MTNNIDLAIVGAGPHALTLTTHLLQKRQSIRGKFSVLDPSGMWLSGWKQQFAALEIPHLRSPAVHHPDPNPFALRKFAESRPQELFPPYDLPGTKLFEDFCQDVIQVWQLQEQVIPLAVKGITPLVDNLRPKFRLDLQDGQEVIARRVVLATGGFQIQLPNWVKEIPTTYPPDKLCHSQNIDLRKSHLTGKKVLIVGGGLTSGHLAIGAIFRGAKVHLLIRRNLAEKLFDAEPGWLGPKYLKDFFAQSNWEKRWTMIQQARNGGSMTPAIATQLRRQVRTGKIRIDEQCQVIKAEWLGENWRVECSDHSQHEFDYIWLSTGTKFDVTTEPLLTDILAAYPTPVIKGLPVLDTSLRWPGCELFIMGGLAALQIGPTARNLSGARMACEKIVPAIVKPSVSFSPSLSIAKAS
- a CDS encoding FAD-dependent oxidoreductase; the encoded protein is MKQTDVVVIGSGIGGLSCAAMLARYGFDVIVCESHTIAGGAAHAFERQGYKFDSGPSLYSGLSYSPSPNPLRQVLDAIGSQVPCVNYNTWGCCLPEGDFDTSVGAEQFCDVLARLRGEDAVIQWRKLQQVMLPLAQAAIALPPAALRLDIGAAITVSRFAPTLARHAANVLKLTGSFSRIMDGVVSDSFIRNWLNMLCFLLSGLPASGTNAAEVAFMFADWYRPGVQLDYPVGGSGALVNALVQGLEKHGGELKLGAHIEQVLVKNQRAIGVRLRNGEEIRARRAVVSNASVWDTLKLVPPEALPDKFCHQRQSTPECDSFMHLHLGIDAQGLPANLACHHIIVNDWDKGITAPQNLVLVSIPSVIDPSLAPPGKHVIHVYTPGNEPYSLWEGMDRKSSEYEQQKRSRSQIMWQALERIIPDIHSRCEITLVGTPLTHERFLRRHRGSYGPAISADVGLFPSSLTPLSGLMCCGDSTFPGIGLPAVAASGMIVANTLAPVSQHLAMLKDIGCI
- a CDS encoding GTP-binding protein; its protein translation is MTQLTAPNTNPSFDIPKQGMPVTIITGFLGSGKTTLLNQILKNKHDLKVAVLVNEFGDINIDSQLLVSLDQDMVELSNGCICCTINDGLVDAVYRVLEREDRIDYLVIETTGVADPLPIILTFLGTELRDLTNLDSIVTVVDAEAFNPQHFDSEAALKQITYGDMILLNKTDLATTEKIREVEEFIHDVKDGARIIHSKFGEVPLPLILGVGLTPKHEYIDDHEHEHHDHHEHHDHDHDHHHHHHGHHSHHLENDGFVSIAFESDRPFDVNKFENFLTEEMPENVFRAKGILWFSDSELRHIFQLSGPRYNLHADEWRNTPKNQLVFIGRKLDSNQIYTQLHKCLL
- the folE gene encoding GTP cyclohydrolase I FolE, whose amino-acid sequence is MTLSIRPDTTCTTQVVSSLPTQQLPTVTEAEMVQAVRTLLIGLGENPDREGLIDTPKRVVKALKFLTKGYNESLDELLNGAVFTEDANEMVLIRDIDIFSSCEHHILPIIGRAHVAYIPNGKVIGLSKIARICEMYARRLQVQERLTLQIADALQGLLKPQGVAVVVEATHMCMVMRGVQKPGSWTVTSAMRGVFADDARTREEFMNLVRHNVNFHS
- the nifH gene encoding nitrogenase iron protein; the encoded protein is MSIDKKIRQIAFYGKGGIGKSTTSQNTLAAMAEMGQRILIVGCDPKADSTRLMLHSKAQTTVLHLAAERGAVEDLELEEVMLTGFRGVKCVESGGPEPGVGCAGRGIITAINFLEENGAYQDVDFVSYDVLGDVVCGGFAMPIRENKAQEIYIVTSGEMMAMYAANNIARGILKYAHSGGVRLGGLICNSRKTDREHELIETLAKRLNTQMIHFVPRDNIVQHAELRRMTVNEYAPDSNQANEYRTLANKIINNENLKIPTPIEMEELEELLIEFGILESEENAAKMIGTAAESTK
- a CDS encoding dienelactone hydrolase family protein yields the protein MQITKRNVELRVDDSLMRVYVASPKPAGTYPAILFYSDIYQLGSPMIRLVNYLAGFGYVVAAPEIFHRLETVGTVIEPDDLGRMRGNDDARRTAIAEYDADCRAVIDFLKTDAAVNPDKIGTLGFCIGGHLSFRAAFHSEIKAAVCCYPTGIPSGKLGQGIADTIHRVSEIKGELLLILGTLDPHIPESDRHTLIKAITDANIPHQVFLYEAEHTFMRDDGYRYDAVAATSAWLEITTFLAKIFP